A stretch of Apis cerana isolate GH-2021 linkage group LG1, AcerK_1.0, whole genome shotgun sequence DNA encodes these proteins:
- the LOC107992947 gene encoding sodium-coupled monocarboxylate transporter 2-like isoform X2, producing the protein MAENETRSLLGHELKHLTFGWTDYTLFGGLLGISVLIGIYFGCFGKKQDNTTEYLLGGKTMSCFPVGMSLIASHISAVSLLAIPVEVYQYGTQYAACVFTSFITCVLISIIYLPVFYQLQLTSTFEYLELRFTRPVRTFASFLYSLSTVIYVPLIVYVPSLAFSQATAIDLYLITPIICIVCIFYTTIGGLKAVVWADTVQMIVTLGSLCAVFVLGIINVGGISEIWKISEDGSRIQFWNMDPSPFVRNSFWGMSIGMVMTWLHGLGIGQVSLQRFLSVPNLKEAHKAIALTGLCMVVIKWISVFTGLIMYARYYKCDPITTKVISRSDQLLPYYVLDVAANIPGLPGLFLAGLVSAGLSTMSASLNTVAGTIYEDFIDPWLPNNSDKEHRAANIMKVIVVVVGLICAALVFLVDRLGDIFRVSLTLHGITAGSMLGIFTLGMTVPWATSKGAIAGGLTSILFMIWIIVGAQVNMAQKRFYYPPLPTSTEDCINAKNVFNQTMTYNDSLPIVEDKPFILYTISFMYYTLLGFLVSMIVGIVVSFMFGSPDLREVDRNHFPPIIQRFLPPKKYTEVPMHSIPTALITNPEKEKLNS; encoded by the exons ATGGCAGAAAACGAAACAAGATCATTGCTTGGACACGAATTGAAACACCTTACATTTGGATGGACCGATTACACATTGTTCGGTGGTCTTTTAGGGATCAGTGTACTTATAGGGATTTATTTTGGCTGTTTCGGCAAAAAACAAGATAATACTACTGAATATTTGCTCGGAGGAAAAACGATGTCCTGTTTTCCTGTTGGCATGAGTTTAATTGCTAG tcacATATCGGCAGTTTCTTTGCTCGCTATACCTGTCGAAGTATATCAATATGGTACACAGTATGCTGCCTGCGTTTTCACATCATTTATAACGTGTgttcttatttcaattatatatttgccagtattttatcaattacaaCTGACCAGCACGTTTGAATACTTAGAGCTGAGATTTACAAGACCTGTGAGGACGTTTGCCTCATTTCTTTATTCACTTTCTACGGTTATTTATGTTCCTTTAATCGTATATGTACCATCTTTAGCATTTTCTCAAGCAACAGCGATCGATCTCTATCTGATTACTCCGATAATCTGCATCGTGtgcatattttatacaactatt GGAGGTTTGAAAGCTGTTGTATGGGCGGACACCGTTCAAATGATCGTAACGTTGGGAAGTCTGTGCGCCGTTTTCGTTTTGGGTATCATAAATGTGGGCGGCATATCGGAGATTTGGAAAATATCGGAAGATGGTAGCAGAATACAATTTTGGAA CATGGATCCCAGCCCATTCGTTAGAAATTCCTTTTGGGGCATGTCGATCGGAATGGTGATGACGTGGTTACACGGACTTGGTATCGGTCAAGTGTCCTTGCAGAGATTCCTCTCTGTGCCGAATTTGAAAGAAGCGCACAA GGCAATAGCACTTACGGGTCTGTGCATGGTCGTCATCAAATGGATATCCGTCTTTACCGGACTTATAATGTACGCCAGATATTACAAGTGCGATCCCATTACTaccaaa GTAATTTCCAGGAGTGATCAATTACTTCCCTATTACGTATTGGACGTTGCTGCGAATATTCCAGGTCTTCCTGGCCTTTTCCTGGCCGGTCTTGTCAGTGCTGGTCTTTCGACGATGAGCGCCTCTCTGAACACAGTAGCTGGCACAATTTATGAGGATTTCATCGATCCTTGGTTACCAAATAATAGTGACAAAGAGCATAGGGCGGCGAATATTATGAAG gtTATTGTAGTTGTCGTAGGATTGATTTGTGCGGCGCTAGTATTTCTCGTAGATCGTTTGGGCGATATTTTTAGAGTATCTTTAACTCTTCATGGTATCACGGCTGGCTCGATGCTGGGCATTTTCACTTTAGGAATGACGGTACCATGGGCTACATCGAAGGGAGCTATTGCAGGTGGATTAACTTCCATATTGTTTATGATCTGGATCATCGTCGGTGCTCAAGTGAATATGGCTCAGAAACGATTCTATTATCCGCCCCTTCCTACCTCGACCGAGGATTGCATAAATGCGAAGAATGTATTTAATCAAACAATGACGTATAATGATTCCTTGCCGATTGTCGAAGACAAACCATTCATTCTGTACACGATATCGTTCATGTATTACACTTTGCTTGGTTTTTTGGTATCGATGATTGTTGGAATAGTTGTCAGTTTCATGTTTGGGAGTCCTGATCTACGAGAGGTCGATAGAAATCATTTTCCACCTATCATTCAAAG attTTTACCACCGAAAAAATATACCGAGGTTCCGATGCATTCGATTCCAACCGCATTGATAACAAATCCAGAGAAAGAGAAGCTCAACTcttga
- the LOC107992947 gene encoding sodium-coupled monocarboxylate transporter 2-like isoform X1: MAENETRSLLGHELKHLTFGWTDYTLFGGLLGISVLIGIYFGCFGKKQDNTTEYLLGGKTMSCFPVGMSLIASHISAVSLLAIPVEVYQYGTQYAACVFTSFITCVLISIIYLPVFYQLQLTSTFEYLELRFTRPVRTFASFLYSLSTVIYVPLIVYVPSLAFSQATAIDLYLITPIICIVCIFYTTIGGLKAVVWADTVQMIVTLGSLCAVFVLGIINVGGISEIWKISEDGSRIQFWNMDPSPFVRNSFWGMSIGMVMTWLHGLGIGQVSLQRFLSVPNLKEAHKAIALTGLCMVVIKWISVFTGLIMYARYYKCDPITTKVISRSDQLLPYYVLDVAANIPGLPGLFLAGLVSAGLSTMSASLNTVAGTIYEDFIDPWLPNNSDKEHRAANIMKVIVVVVGLICAALVFLVDRLGDIFRVSLTLHGITAGSMLGIFTLGMTVPWATSKGAIAGGLTSILFMIWIIVGAQVNMAQKRFYYPPLPTSTEDCINAKNVFNQTMTYNDSLPIVEDKPFILYTISFMYYTLLGFLVSMIVGIVVSFMFGSPDLREVDRNHFPPIIQRYTSNLNLHKEKKPQNYNIFTTLVLIFVSDFYHRKNIPRFRCIRFQPH; encoded by the exons ATGGCAGAAAACGAAACAAGATCATTGCTTGGACACGAATTGAAACACCTTACATTTGGATGGACCGATTACACATTGTTCGGTGGTCTTTTAGGGATCAGTGTACTTATAGGGATTTATTTTGGCTGTTTCGGCAAAAAACAAGATAATACTACTGAATATTTGCTCGGAGGAAAAACGATGTCCTGTTTTCCTGTTGGCATGAGTTTAATTGCTAG tcacATATCGGCAGTTTCTTTGCTCGCTATACCTGTCGAAGTATATCAATATGGTACACAGTATGCTGCCTGCGTTTTCACATCATTTATAACGTGTgttcttatttcaattatatatttgccagtattttatcaattacaaCTGACCAGCACGTTTGAATACTTAGAGCTGAGATTTACAAGACCTGTGAGGACGTTTGCCTCATTTCTTTATTCACTTTCTACGGTTATTTATGTTCCTTTAATCGTATATGTACCATCTTTAGCATTTTCTCAAGCAACAGCGATCGATCTCTATCTGATTACTCCGATAATCTGCATCGTGtgcatattttatacaactatt GGAGGTTTGAAAGCTGTTGTATGGGCGGACACCGTTCAAATGATCGTAACGTTGGGAAGTCTGTGCGCCGTTTTCGTTTTGGGTATCATAAATGTGGGCGGCATATCGGAGATTTGGAAAATATCGGAAGATGGTAGCAGAATACAATTTTGGAA CATGGATCCCAGCCCATTCGTTAGAAATTCCTTTTGGGGCATGTCGATCGGAATGGTGATGACGTGGTTACACGGACTTGGTATCGGTCAAGTGTCCTTGCAGAGATTCCTCTCTGTGCCGAATTTGAAAGAAGCGCACAA GGCAATAGCACTTACGGGTCTGTGCATGGTCGTCATCAAATGGATATCCGTCTTTACCGGACTTATAATGTACGCCAGATATTACAAGTGCGATCCCATTACTaccaaa GTAATTTCCAGGAGTGATCAATTACTTCCCTATTACGTATTGGACGTTGCTGCGAATATTCCAGGTCTTCCTGGCCTTTTCCTGGCCGGTCTTGTCAGTGCTGGTCTTTCGACGATGAGCGCCTCTCTGAACACAGTAGCTGGCACAATTTATGAGGATTTCATCGATCCTTGGTTACCAAATAATAGTGACAAAGAGCATAGGGCGGCGAATATTATGAAG gtTATTGTAGTTGTCGTAGGATTGATTTGTGCGGCGCTAGTATTTCTCGTAGATCGTTTGGGCGATATTTTTAGAGTATCTTTAACTCTTCATGGTATCACGGCTGGCTCGATGCTGGGCATTTTCACTTTAGGAATGACGGTACCATGGGCTACATCGAAGGGAGCTATTGCAGGTGGATTAACTTCCATATTGTTTATGATCTGGATCATCGTCGGTGCTCAAGTGAATATGGCTCAGAAACGATTCTATTATCCGCCCCTTCCTACCTCGACCGAGGATTGCATAAATGCGAAGAATGTATTTAATCAAACAATGACGTATAATGATTCCTTGCCGATTGTCGAAGACAAACCATTCATTCTGTACACGATATCGTTCATGTATTACACTTTGCTTGGTTTTTTGGTATCGATGATTGTTGGAATAGTTGTCAGTTTCATGTTTGGGAGTCCTGATCTACGAGAGGTCGATAGAAATCATTTTCCACCTATCATTCAAAGGTATACGTCCAATTTGAATttgcataaagaaaaaaaaccacaaaattataatatatttacaacgctcgtgttaatttttgtttcagattTTTACCACCGAAAAAATATACCGAGGTTCCGATGCATTCGATTCCAACCGCATTGA
- the LOC107992946 gene encoding KICSTOR complex protein ITFG2, which translates to MRAVSFVKRLQWDLPGTVCRHGLTIGDVDNDGDNELVVGTAEGELYIFKGSELWQKIPGLGLITSVAIGDIFNYGRNALVVICGDGWAHIFYSPRSVNPNINISSTQLNKEIIDQDNMKHSHANVDIITSVNMTSSSSLDQIDGNNELNELSGKMECVHVQRIPTNTKMILIADIDKDGANEMILALTDRVVRSYRWSSNLELGRGKLVGLNKWECANQIGTVTLQHMADGTPTLLVAQPGGTFMRIKCNPEDCHLEDETDHKSNETEASCVDYQTLGISRMRNQNISTEIIGDLECIVENKVSSYEFKESCKSNVLNEIQIHSKNLKSVSLESKKNNSQLETRKSTMEGHRKNSTLDNSKMIKISGTSDFSNRDQVDGNVLGGNIILGDYDIKTEKDSLLPTYKHFSCRDNSNNCNKEDLKGKNKIETDTNIQNNSFQGKPYALATLDGTIMLVKDEVILWSMQVDHQIFSLCRLDVTGDGSDEIVACGWDGQTYILDQQQNSVRFQFEEPIRAFCTGNYNVTPGFPTPCLVYNSFNNKIFLYYDVTLPSMVTKPLNPIEKLDFEEKEILDNLLGNCSNAEKQQKMRELTEWLLYGIS; encoded by the exons atgagaGCTGTTAGTTTTGTCAAAAGATTGCAATGGGATTTACCTGGTACTGTGTGTAGACATGGATTAACAATAGGAGATGTTGATAATGATGGTGATAATGAATTAGTTGTTGGTACTGCAGAAGgagaactttatatttttaaa ggCTCAGAATTATGGCAAAAAATACCTGGATTAGGTCTTATTACTAGTGTAGCAATAGgagatatctttaattatggACGAAATGCATTAGTCGTAATATGTGGAGATGGTTGggcacatattttttatagtccAAGATCTGTTAatcctaatattaatataagttctACTCAATTAAATAAGGAAATAATTGATCAAGATAACATGAAACATA gcCATGCAAATGTGGATATTATAACAAGTGTTAATATGACAAGTTCCTCAAGTTTAGATCAAATAGATGGTAACAACGAATTAAATGAATTGTCTGGTAAAATGGAGTGTGTGCATGTACAAAGAATTCCAACTAACACAAAGATGATTTTAATAGCAGATATTGATAAAGATGGTGCAAATGAGATGATACTTGCTTTGACTGATCGTGTAGTTAGATCTTATAGATGGTCAAGTAATTTAGAATTAGGAAGAGGAAAACTAGTTGGATTGAACAAATGGGAATGTGCAAATCAAATAGGAACTGTCACATTAcag catATGGCGGATGGAACACCGACTTTATTAGTTGCTCAACCTGGTGGAACGTTCATGCGAATTAAATGTAATCCGGAAGATTGTCATTTAGAAGATGAAACTGATCATAAAAGTAATGAAACAGAAGCAAGTTGTGTAGACTATCAAACATTGGGAATATCAAGAATGcgcaatcaaaatatttcgacaGAAATCATTGGAGACTTGGAATGTATAGTAGAGAATAAGGTGTCAAGTTACGAATTCAAAGAATCATGTAAATCGaatgttttaaatgaaattcaaattcatagtaaaaatttaaaatctgtcTCGTTAGaatctaagaaaaataattcacaattagaaacaagaaaaagtaCTATGGAAGGgcatagaaaaaattcaacgttagataattcaaaaatgataaaaatttctggaACTTCTGATTTTTCTAATCGGGATCAAGTTGACGGTAATGTTTTGGGAGGCAATATAATTCTTGGTGATTACGATATTAAGACGGAAAAAGATTCTTTATTACCTACATATAAGCATTTTTCATGTCGAGATAATagcaataattgtaataaagaagatttaaaaggaaagaataaaatcgaAACTGATACGaacatacaaaataattcttttcaaggGAAACCTTACGCTCTTGCTACTTTAGATGGGACAATAATGTTGGTTAAAGATGAAGTCATTTTATG GTCGATGCAAGTAGATCATCAGATATTCTCTTTATGTCGATTAGATGTAACTGGCGATGGTTCTGATGAGATAGTAGCTTGTGGATGGGATGGTCaaacttatattttagatCAACAACAAAATAGTGTACGTTTTCAATTTGAAGAACCAATTAGAGCATTTTGTACCGGTAATTATAACGTTACTCCCGGATTTCCGACACCTTGTCTTGTATATaacagttttaataataag atatttctttattatgacGTTACACTTCCAAGTATGGTTACTAAGCCTTTGAATCCCATAGAGAAGCTTGACttcgaagaaaaggaaattttagaCAATCTTCTGGGAAACTGTAGTAATGCGGAGAAACAACAAAAGATGCGAGAGTTAACAGAATGGTTATTATACGGAATATCTTAA
- the LOC107992935 gene encoding mitochondrial inner membrane protease subunit 2 codes for MKVRHFFAGILIGIPIGITFLDTVGYIAKVEGVSMQPTLNPDERNPDYVFLNRRAIRTQDIQRGEIVTVKSPKTPEQILIKRVVGLSGDIVRTHGYKSDIFQVPEGHCWVEGDHIGRSMDSNTFGPVSLGLITAKATSIVWPPSRWQYLYPSMSNHNFPLNSPRIPR; via the exons ATGAAAGTGCGACATTTTTTTGCGGGTATCCTTATAGGCATTCCTATTGGGATCACCTTTTTGGATACAGTTGGTTATATAGCTAAAGTAGAAGGAGTTTCTATGCAACCAACTTTGAATCCAGATGAGAGGAATCCAGATTATGTTTTTTTGAATCGCCGAGCAATTCGCACCCAAGATATTCAACGCGGTGAAATAGTAACCGTTAAATCTCCAAAAACTCCAgaacaaattttgattaaacgtGTTGTGGGACTTTCTGGAGATATAGTACGCACACATGGGTATAAATCAGATATTTTTCag GTACCAGAAGGTCATTGTTGGGTAGAGGGAGATCATATTGGACGATCTATGGATTCTAATACTTTTGGACCTGTTTCTCTTGGATTAATAACAGCAAAAGCTACTTCCATAGTCTGGCCACCTAGCCGTTGGCAATATCTTTATCCTTCCATGTCAAATCacaattttccattaaattcaCCAAGAATACcaagataa
- the LOC107992950 gene encoding resistance to inhibitors of cholinesterase protein 3 isoform X3, translated as MAEITDFGPRKTIFILAIVAGCFAVLWPKIFYPMLTASVNPHHMTDNSDTIKQERRTPPHAGGLHPALRERGRAIPSSHIVPKVSDRPDHVVPKMRPPLGGAGHVVPAPKGSGTMGIIMPLYTLGIVLFFLYTIVKVLRKNSDSEIISEYPGAAAEKEFRKMVFSPEAFATAMTGGTMNYQKERSPSPQRPTPTLEELKDQAAGDIEIDQLRRRLVETEAAMERIVVQMGNISRSVMHSPNPQQEFKDNTIAQVQYSTADKVENIEHSPTIKVMGMEMTASCENKGSRPTTPIIPISPSHIEREKTPPKPIYLEGALPPQCELLVTDSETQAQKAEEDVEAPVVLSGKMTLSLISLDQNAAEIDEEDQEKNANDVRILNSKDTAKVLSIKKSNKEEIENKDKIKEIYQEKQIEMEEEEQKKYLIQNRTEIKPIGYNEEREKEEVQGVEETKEIEEIEEIEKNEEVEQSEDEKKEKENDKTEIDRNNEENDKESNNVEQYNEGSEEDEEEEKDEKETEEKKEKIEEKGEKGLEENGKEKENNSKNI; from the exons atACAATAAAACAAGAACGACGTACACCTCCACATGCAGGTGGTTTACATCCTGCATTGAGAGAACGTGGTAGAGCTATACCTTCTTCTCATATTGTACCAAAGGTTTCAGATAGACCTGATCATGTAGTGCCAAAAATGAGACCACCTTTAGGTGGTGCAGGACATGTTGTTCCTGCACCAAAAGGAAGTGGTACTATGGGAATTATTATGCCATTGTATACTTTAGGAattgtactttttttcttatatacaattgttaag gtgCTGAGAAAAAATTCGGAtagtgaaattatttcagaatatcCAGGTGCTGCagcagaaaaagaatttcgaaaaatggtATTCAGTCCTGAAGCTTTTGCTACTGCAATGACTGGTGGTACAATGAATTATCAGAAGGAAAGATCTCCATCCCCACAAAGACCTACTCCAACTTTAGAGGAATTAAAAGACC AAGCGGCAGGAGACATAGAGATAGATCAACTGAGACGCCGTTTGGTCGAGACAGAAGCAGCCATGGAAAGAATTGTTGTTCAGATGGGCAACATATCACGTTCAGTTATGCATAGTCCAAACCCACAACAAGAATTCAAG gaCAATACCATTGCTCAGGTTCAATATAGTACAGCAGATAAAGTAGAAAACATAGAACATTCACCAACTATTAAAGTCATGGGTATGGAAATGACAGCTAGTTGTGAGAATAAGGGTAGTAGACCTACTACTCCTATAATTCCAATTTCACCAAG TCATATTGAGAGGGAAAAAACACCACCAAAACCAATATATTTAGAAGGTGCACTTCCTCCACAATGTGAATTGCTTGTAACAGATTCAGAAACTCAAGCTCAGAAAGCAGAAGAGGATGTAGAGGCACCTGTTGTACTTTCAGGCAAAatgactctctctctcatcaGTCTCGACCAAAATGCAGCT GAAATTGATGAAGaagatcaagaaaaaaatgcaaatgatGTAAGAATCTTGAATTCAAAAGATACAGCAAAAgtattaagtattaaaaaaagtaataaagaggaaattgagaataaagataaaataaaagaaatttaccaagaaaaacaaatagaaatggaagaagaggaacagaaaaaatatttaatacaaaacagGACAGAAATAAAACCAATTGGATATaatgaagaaagagaaaaagaagaagtacAAGGAGTtgaagaaacaaaagagaTTGAAGAGATAgaagagattgaaaaaaatgaagaagtaGAACAATCTGAagatgagaaaaaagaaaaagaaaatgataaaacagaaatagatagaaataatgaagaaaatgataaagaaagtAATAATGTTGAACAATATAATGAAGGAAgtgaagaagatgaagaagaggagaaagatgagaaagaaacagaggaaaagaaagaaaaaatagaggaaaaaggagaaaagggactagaggaaaatggaaaagaaaaagagaataatagcaaaaacatataa
- the LOC107992950 gene encoding resistance to inhibitors of cholinesterase protein 3 isoform X4: MAEITDFGPRKTIFILAIVAGCFAVLWPKIFYPMLTASVNPHHMTDNSDTIKQERRTPPHAGGLHPALRERGRAIPSSHIVPKVSDRPDHVVPKMRPPLGGAGHVVPAPKGSGTMGIIMPLYTLGIVLFFLYTIVKVLRKNSDSEIISEYPGAAAEKEFRKMVFSPEAFATAMTGGTMNYQKERSPSPQRPTPTLEELKDLDGPPKSKGLAGIDRSSKDNTIAQVQYSTADKVENIEHSPTIKVMGMEMTASCENKGSRPTTPIIPISPSHIEREKTPPKPIYLEGALPPQCELLVTDSETQAQKAEEDVEAPVVLSGKMTLSLISLDQNAAEIDEEDQEKNANDVRILNSKDTAKVLSIKKSNKEEIENKDKIKEIYQEKQIEMEEEEQKKYLIQNRTEIKPIGYNEEREKEEVQGVEETKEIEEIEEIEKNEEVEQSEDEKKEKENDKTEIDRNNEENDKESNNVEQYNEGSEEDEEEEKDEKETEEKKEKIEEKGEKGLEENGKEKENNSKNI, from the exons atACAATAAAACAAGAACGACGTACACCTCCACATGCAGGTGGTTTACATCCTGCATTGAGAGAACGTGGTAGAGCTATACCTTCTTCTCATATTGTACCAAAGGTTTCAGATAGACCTGATCATGTAGTGCCAAAAATGAGACCACCTTTAGGTGGTGCAGGACATGTTGTTCCTGCACCAAAAGGAAGTGGTACTATGGGAATTATTATGCCATTGTATACTTTAGGAattgtactttttttcttatatacaattgttaag gtgCTGAGAAAAAATTCGGAtagtgaaattatttcagaatatcCAGGTGCTGCagcagaaaaagaatttcgaaaaatggtATTCAGTCCTGAAGCTTTTGCTACTGCAATGACTGGTGGTACAATGAATTATCAGAAGGAAAGATCTCCATCCCCACAAAGACCTACTCCAACTTTAGAGGAATTAAAAGACC tAGATGGGCCTCCAAAGTCCAAAGGCCTGGCAGGGATTGATCGCTCATCTAAG gaCAATACCATTGCTCAGGTTCAATATAGTACAGCAGATAAAGTAGAAAACATAGAACATTCACCAACTATTAAAGTCATGGGTATGGAAATGACAGCTAGTTGTGAGAATAAGGGTAGTAGACCTACTACTCCTATAATTCCAATTTCACCAAG TCATATTGAGAGGGAAAAAACACCACCAAAACCAATATATTTAGAAGGTGCACTTCCTCCACAATGTGAATTGCTTGTAACAGATTCAGAAACTCAAGCTCAGAAAGCAGAAGAGGATGTAGAGGCACCTGTTGTACTTTCAGGCAAAatgactctctctctcatcaGTCTCGACCAAAATGCAGCT GAAATTGATGAAGaagatcaagaaaaaaatgcaaatgatGTAAGAATCTTGAATTCAAAAGATACAGCAAAAgtattaagtattaaaaaaagtaataaagaggaaattgagaataaagataaaataaaagaaatttaccaagaaaaacaaatagaaatggaagaagaggaacagaaaaaatatttaatacaaaacagGACAGAAATAAAACCAATTGGATATaatgaagaaagagaaaaagaagaagtacAAGGAGTtgaagaaacaaaagagaTTGAAGAGATAgaagagattgaaaaaaatgaagaagtaGAACAATCTGAagatgagaaaaaagaaaaagaaaatgataaaacagaaatagatagaaataatgaagaaaatgataaagaaagtAATAATGTTGAACAATATAATGAAGGAAgtgaagaagatgaagaagaggagaaagatgagaaagaaacagaggaaaagaaagaaaaaatagaggaaaaaggagaaaagggactagaggaaaatggaaaagaaaaagagaataatagcaaaaacatataa